In Lytechinus variegatus isolate NC3 chromosome 12, Lvar_3.0, whole genome shotgun sequence, a single window of DNA contains:
- the LOC121424995 gene encoding uncharacterized protein LOC121424995: MLRCINCKTRSQFPSIHHLFRHLRYIHGIADHNGKTIICGQGACARTFNTFSGFRKHLKKFHQENENGNDQGVDLANEEDESFDVNDTSIEEGFVDNIDQDDNDNNDEVFDILSQEDIEQHAFTFIANLSSRPTISGACMNEIVNSASDLIEGVVKSASAAVKSAFSHHGQPESLVLAEIQEHLTTLKHPFENLNTEYKREKTFSRMGMVKPCEIDLGVPRLENQHNQAVPIEDKFVYIDINKTLEKLVQHPEILSYVKRDHISNDGVLRDFCDGQLYRETDLFKEDPNALQLHFFYDDFQTVNPLGSKTVHKLGAFYFVLKNLPPKFNSSLRNINLVALCYAQDTKTYGYDEILQHFVADINKLATEGISLPDGERKKGTLTQFSADNLGANSLFGFVESFSAAFYCRLCLISKDDAQNIFQDPDTLLRTKDDYNLHVQQAEAAGQHVYGIKNSSVLNDCKFFHILSNFSLDIMHDILEGVAQYEMKLVLQYFIFECRPPVLSLGELNKHLESHDYGVTETKNKPSPVKLDSQGNALGQKAMQAWTLIRHLPFIIGSKVGANDAKWELLLKLLDCMDIIFSPQLTPGLIAELSILIAEHHAYFKEVFPERRLLPKHHFMVHYPRCLRMIGPLVHVWGMRYEAKHEYFGRVADCVRNYKNICISLAKRHQSMHAYNLIAKAPLEAREIGPGREVEVITLTEDCIHLVMEKLQVNDFSTRLYEAKWIKLCGTLYQPSLYVCHDIDELPVFGNIIHILVYESQVYFVLHVCETSYYNKHYHAYVTTSKSPDSYVVVTKSELVDYQPLDIITDVSEHSQNRYISPRHVLFK, encoded by the coding sequence ATGTTGCGCTGCATTAATTGTAAAACTCGTAGTCAGTTTCCCAGCATACATCATCTTTTTCGCCATTTGCGGTATATACATGGAATAGCAGATCATAATGGAAAAACAATAATTTGTGGTCAAGGGGCTTGCGCAAGAACTTTTAACACATTCAGTGGGTTTAGAAAGCACttgaaaaaatttcatcaagaaaatgaaaatggcaaTGATCAAGGAGTGGACTTGGCGAATGAGGAAGACGAGTCTTTTGATGTTAATGATACTAGTATTGAAGAAGGTTTTGTTGATAACATTGATCAAGATGACAATGACAACAATGATGAAgtgtttgatattttaagtCAAGAGGACATAGAACAACATGCTTTCACATTTATAGCAAATCTCTCTAGTAGACCTACTATATCTGGAGCATGTATGAATGAAATTGTAAATTCTGCAAGTGATTTAATTGAAGGTGTAGTTAAAAGTGCATCTGCAGCAGTTAAATCAGCATTTTCACATCATGGACAGCCAGAATCACTTGTTTTAGCAGAGATACAGGAGCATTTGACAACCCTTAAACATCCATTTGAAAACTTAAATACTGAGTATAAACGTGAAAAAACATTCAGTAGGATGGGAATGGTTAAACCTTGTGAAATAGACTTGGGTGTTCCCCGACTTGAGAACCAACATAATCAGGCAGTACCAATAGAGGACAAATTTGTGTACATTGATATTAATAAGACTCTTGAAAAGCTTGTTCAGCATCCAGAGATTTTGTCCTATGTCAAACGCGATCACATCAGCAATGACGGCGTATTAAGGGATTTCTGTGATGGACAACTTTACAGGGAAACTGATCTTTTCAAGGAGGATCCTAATGCTTTGCagctacattttttttatgacgaTTTCCAAACGGTGAATCCGTTAGGCTCCAAGACAGTTCACAAGTTAGgggcattttattttgtattaaagaACCTTCCGCCAAAATTTAACTCGTCTCTTCGCAACATCAATCTTGTTGCATTGTGTTATGCACAAGATACAAAAACATATGGCTATGATGAAATACTGCAACACTTTGTTGCAGATATTAATAAACTGGCAACAGAGGGGATCTCTCTTCCAgatggtgaaagaaagaaaggaacaTTAACCCAATTCAGCGCTGACAATTTGGGTGCAAACTCTCTGTTTGGTTTTGTTGAAAGTTTTTCAGCTGCCTTCTACTGCCGTCTTTGCTTAATAAGCAAAGATGATGCGCAAAACATTTTTCAGGACCCAGATACCTTACTGAGAACAAAAGATGACTACAATCTTCATGTACAACAGGCTGAAGCTGCAGGCCAGCATGTTTATGGAATAAAGAACAGTAGTGTGTTGAATGACTGCAAGTTCTTTCATATATTGTCAAACTTTTCTCTTGACATTATGCACGATATCTTGGAGGGTGTAGcacaatatgaaatgaaattggtgttacaatatttcattttcgagTGTCGGCCTCCAGTACTGTCACTTGGAGAATTGAATAAGCACTTGGAAAGTCATGACTATGGTGTTACAGAAACGAAAAATAAACCATCTCCTGTAAAGCTAGACTCTCAAGGAAATGCACTTGGACAAAAAGCAATGCAAGCTTGGACTCTAATTAGGCATTTGCCATTTATCATTGGATCCAAAGTAGGAGCAAATGATGCAAAGTGGGAATTGTTGCTGAAGTTGTTGGATTGCATGGACATCATATTTTCGCCACAGCTGACTCCTGGCCTTATTGCAGAACTGTCAATATTGATTGCAGAGCATCATGCTTATTTCAAGGAAGTATTTCCTGAGCGCAGGTTGCTACCCAAACATCACTTCATGGTACATTATCCAAGATGCTTACGAATGATAGGCCCTCTTGTACATGTGTGGGGCATGAGGTACGAGGCCAAACATGAGTATTTTGGAAGAGTTGCAGACTGTGTTCGCAATTATAAGAATATATGCATTTCATTGGCAAAGCGGCATCAGTCAATGCATGCATACAATCTAATTGCAAAAGCACCTTTGGAAGCTAGGGAGATTGGACCTGGAAGAGAAGTGGAGGTGATAACTCTCACTGAAGACTGTATCCATCTTGTAATGGAGAAACTTCAAGTGAATGATTTCTCCACAAGATTATATGAAGCAAAGTGGATAAAACTTTGTGGTACGCTGTATCAACCATCATTATATGTGTGTCATGACATTGATGAACTTCCAGTATTTGGAAATATCATACACATTCTGGTATATGAAAGCCAGGTGTATTTTGTGCTGCATGTGTGCGAGACAAGTTATTACAATAAGCACTACCATGCATATGTTACAACAAGTAAAAGTCCAGACAGCTATGTTGTCGTAACTAAATCTGAACTGGTTGATTACCAGCCTCTGGATATAATCACTGATGTATCTGAGCACTCTCAAAACAGGTACATATCCCCAAGACATGTACTGTTCAAGTAA